Proteins encoded together in one Ignavibacteriota bacterium window:
- a CDS encoding T9SS type A sorting domain-containing protein has translation MRLTPLLLTCIALTIAHAQKQTIDSAEYFIGRDPGEGLGMHLRIQSGDATAQIDWQNSGIPLISSKDLVYVRVKSSGFIDVNGNPVRGMWSLPVGIKLPSTKYHGGSYIGTAAVMNAEIRIFRPGLGYPLKKLVVPSDGAFDQVVEQLRVRLPVDSLQDGDTLMVRLQGKDEVWGEWKQFAVRREHLRLAKPYNLNVTKTSSNIPSAHLDWECTTSGSLGFAIERRRSTDSWTEVARVSVNNTNYTDSIGLLLGENYCWRVRSVGITTVMTSEPSEERCLTILQSNTPEPAFALALAQNHPNPFPYTTTLPFLLDASDRVTLTVHDALGREITRLLANEQRSPGHHAVTFDGSALPPGVYTYRLATPAGVLSKTMVITR, from the coding sequence ATGAGACTAACACCTCTCCTTCTGACATGCATCGCGTTAACTATAGCGCATGCTCAAAAACAAACCATAGACTCTGCAGAGTATTTTATCGGCCGCGATCCCGGCGAGGGACTGGGCATGCATCTCAGGATTCAAAGCGGTGACGCGACAGCACAGATCGACTGGCAAAACAGCGGAATTCCATTAATTAGCTCCAAAGACCTAGTGTACGTAAGAGTCAAGAGTTCCGGCTTCATCGACGTCAACGGCAATCCCGTTAGAGGAATGTGGAGTTTACCGGTGGGGATCAAGTTGCCTTCTACTAAGTATCATGGTGGCTCGTATATTGGCACTGCTGCAGTCATGAATGCTGAGATCCGCATCTTCCGACCAGGCTTGGGATATCCACTGAAAAAACTGGTTGTACCGTCTGACGGTGCTTTTGATCAGGTCGTCGAACAGCTTCGTGTACGACTTCCGGTAGACAGCCTACAAGACGGTGACACGCTCATGGTCCGTTTGCAAGGTAAGGATGAAGTATGGGGAGAATGGAAACAGTTCGCTGTTCGCCGGGAGCATCTTCGACTCGCCAAACCGTACAATCTCAATGTCACGAAAACATCTTCAAATATTCCGTCTGCACACCTGGATTGGGAATGCACTACAAGTGGTTCACTTGGGTTTGCAATAGAACGGCGCCGATCTACAGATAGCTGGACAGAGGTTGCCCGAGTATCTGTCAATAATACCAACTACACCGATAGCATAGGATTACTGTTGGGAGAAAATTACTGCTGGCGCGTTCGTTCGGTCGGTATTACAACTGTGATGACCTCGGAGCCTTCGGAGGAAAGGTGCCTCACAATTCTCCAATCGAATACGCCTGAACCTGCATTTGCACTCGCCCTCGCACAGAACCATCCGAATCCCTTTCCATACACAACAACGCTTCCCTTCCTGCTCGATGCATCGGACCGTGTGACGCTTACCGTACACGATGCACTCGGCCGCGAGATAACCCGACTTCTTGCCAATGAGCAGCGCTCTCCCGGCCACCATGCCGTGACCTTCGATGGATCCGCACTCCCACCCGGCGTGTATACGTACAGGTTAGCCACACCTGCGGGTGTCTTGTCGAAGACCATGGTCATCACACGATGA
- a CDS encoding PD40 domain-containing protein gives MKASFAHIFESFCLIGILVLVGGCSKDDDPVKPGTSTQKLVYVSDEDGNFEIYIANTDGSGKTRLTNNSAEDYCPRINASKSRIAFVSKRSDSYEVYTMGMDGKNVTQVTTGGTLGGQYGTSGGVADWMPDGRILFTRSDKLMRCNSDGSQESVLYTAPQGRNLSGVRCSPNGDRIAVFTQGPWAYDSELYVLNADGSSPTLIVNDEPGAMHLGAFLPDGSRIAYMYDVSGHEETSGRQLDTHIFTITLDGNGKTDLSAGKAQGSLDYAPAYTQDLKKIVFMNMSSVPGSTPALWEMNPDGSGRKLLVPKGSDPNIR, from the coding sequence ATGAAAGCCTCGTTCGCGCACATCTTCGAAAGTTTCTGCCTGATTGGGATACTTGTTCTCGTCGGGGGGTGTAGCAAGGACGACGATCCGGTGAAACCGGGTACTTCAACGCAGAAGCTCGTGTACGTCTCGGACGAAGACGGCAATTTCGAAATCTACATCGCGAACACTGACGGAAGTGGAAAGACACGACTGACAAACAACTCGGCGGAAGATTACTGTCCACGCATCAACGCCTCGAAATCGCGCATCGCCTTTGTTTCGAAACGGAGCGATTCGTACGAAGTGTACACCATGGGCATGGACGGGAAGAATGTTACCCAGGTGACCACCGGTGGGACGCTCGGAGGTCAATACGGGACCAGCGGCGGTGTCGCTGATTGGATGCCTGATGGGCGAATTTTATTTACACGCTCCGACAAGCTCATGCGCTGCAACTCCGACGGATCACAGGAAAGTGTGCTCTATACAGCGCCACAGGGGCGAAACCTGAGCGGCGTCCGTTGCTCTCCCAATGGTGACCGGATCGCTGTTTTCACACAGGGCCCGTGGGCGTACGACTCGGAACTTTATGTTCTCAATGCCGATGGCAGTTCACCCACTCTGATCGTGAACGACGAACCCGGAGCCATGCATCTAGGTGCTTTCCTGCCTGACGGCAGCAGGATCGCGTACATGTACGATGTTTCCGGTCACGAAGAAACGAGCGGACGTCAGCTCGACACGCATATCTTCACGATTACACTTGATGGAAATGGGAAAACCGATCTCTCGGCAGGAAAGGCCCAAGGAAGTCTCGACTATGCGCCGGCTTATACCCAGGACTTGAAAAAAATTGTATTCATGAACATGTCGTCAGTACCAGGGAGCACTCCTGCGCTGTGGGAAATGAATCCCGACGGTTCAGGGCGGAAACTTCTTGTCCCAAAGGGCAGTGATCCAAACATCCGCTGA
- a CDS encoding T9SS type A sorting domain-containing protein, which yields MCTPRFVLIFLMVSATSLAQIPTNGLVAYYPFNGNAADESGYGNHGTIHGATPSTDRFGNPNKAYLFNGTSNYIECGLMTNINSQFTNEITVSAWVFFENVSGNQFVAGKWGTGGKSAVSYYIGKDAANRVIFNVDWDAATEAKAVYPFVTGRWYHLLGKANASGVYVYVDGSQVAASPSGISYVNVGSQPFRIGYETSAASSYFNGKIDDVRLYSRSLIQSEILALANETASTVPTGGLVAWYPFNGNAADESGNGWHGTVNGAILTNDRLGRTGKAYEFNSGAAQTIDTQYPCILGSAERSFSFWQTSDNTTASQTMSYGAGASHPSVPGCTFLISVIRANATQIGVGIDLRHGGVQYLVDDIGSGWHHYCVVVPAMAQPRTRDVKVYRDGTLLTNEGSMWGDVPVNTLAGANLRFGQFINSANFGAKLDDIRIYNRALSTAEIQALSNEGSGTTNPMAAPNLLEATARSHAEVFLRWSDNATAEDNYEVERRLVGGNWQKIATLPANSSEHLDNTGLQATTIYQYQVRATKGTTFSAYSNIRTVTTLKQVAGSMTFKVRDSVTKNPIEGATVYLLDAQYAVKQTPLETGTTGPDGSITLPTPPRVIMAAENYAIRVEKSGFDTHLPVYMFGSALVQTQFVDLKPRIIAPKWVGIEDECKGTGSVLFTWSHSAPQAITGFLIEIGENGKNWRPLVTAIGPGETMRSVQAIPAGKHDYRIFALRGTLRSSAPVLTHDHLPVPPQPKDFQLSWDYTKPDEVIVSWPVPPTGICSVKVEYYNNAVTKWIEIYKGIANTSLSTIFQDQTITKDRWYYFRLSFGNDLHWSKPLEKILSTYKYTYDVDVEVKMGNSSQTIPGATVRVYGSKNGPDAGKLIRTGTSDPNGKILFRGIPDNAEFEAEKIVFSKPGWRNPSSARNLYSIYADSRILVSMPNGSFEYARKPFTAAIDGGLITLSLAQPIIRYNLCVFVQRDLSTVMGSYLPRLNSSFNEVSKQLFELSDGQIQIDSVFVFDKQDPPRTNGNAQKCDIYLFETGKLPTGWRVQGDLGGAYQSKPLFGLSGLSDGQIWISEEIPDLPSSNVSSASSWNSVMYGSAVAHEICHYALELDDEYDNILNSIQKIIHQCPSNIYPELGAMEHYGKRYLSNKSHYPDMSTINNACYTSQWHRYKQPCWGTLSALLSRLLAQVPGNSTAPWLKFSVPVNPLTTPPYAPGRATIHRVGPAHNHTIVFKYEGRSPFSPDEISQNLVRRNNSPTEFRNKSLSKPFSNSGLVLDAGIHRMNDTIMLTFHNENSSANRTIVSAYLEGSGVTCNASIKNEISHVSMLFAIPISEYTLYGQGSMSCISSIDGGTDTTHVHYTIGFLPTMSPSVTYTIAPDGEHGTQYIVRDIISNQYVLQYDQFTLAEVNDSLIQLSYPTAFRLEKDAILSFSCRIVLPIRRTLLGIDMTTLAIHRYDSTSGSWVRLADSYMYPGGQQITATSDRTGIFCVFAPGFSSDATPPAAVDDATAATDSIPGGVRYSFTAPGDDDLSGTAYIYEVRYATEPIDEDTWASAIPLPVYTRPAAAGTVEQLTFTMPQPGVTYHFAMKTTDESGNVSALSNGAAAESGLIRTGNHRPSLLASPRSRTLQELQPYAEVVIAEDRDGDALSMSGHRLPPGARIDSTGYNEWTLRWTPTVSQAGVYPNISIVVTDGVDADSASFMLTVTDVNQRPVFAVASSDTTISEMQHLSLAVRAHDPEGAALTYRAPTIPSGATYDAATSTFEWTPSYEQAGPYTGIRIIASDGAAEDTATLSITVLNVNRAPSSFSLIAPVEKDTVQPKQTPISIVFSWQPSTDPDKDPVRYRFLLRDPLSVMLRDTVVLLPSVTVTDVFQEQNRYTWSVTASDGADSTTATSFFHTGRDSTTSVDRDVAQANTVFLEQNHPNPFSSSTTVVYRTASAHMVSIFVYDLLGRNVATLFDGESSPGSHAVFFHRGSLPAGNYVIRLESDGRTSTRLMSILQ from the coding sequence ATGTGTACACCTCGTTTTGTTCTTATCTTCCTCATGGTTTCGGCAACGAGTCTCGCTCAGATACCGACGAACGGGCTCGTCGCGTATTACCCGTTTAATGGAAACGCAGCCGATGAAAGCGGATATGGAAACCATGGCACGATTCATGGAGCAACTCCATCCACGGATCGGTTCGGTAATCCGAACAAAGCATATCTATTCAACGGGACATCGAATTATATTGAATGCGGATTGATGACAAACATAAATTCGCAATTCACGAATGAGATCACCGTTTCAGCGTGGGTGTTTTTCGAAAATGTCAGCGGAAATCAATTCGTTGCGGGGAAATGGGGAACGGGCGGCAAATCTGCTGTTTCTTATTACATAGGCAAAGACGCGGCAAACCGAGTGATATTTAATGTTGATTGGGATGCGGCAACAGAAGCGAAAGCTGTGTATCCTTTTGTGACTGGAAGGTGGTATCATCTCCTCGGTAAAGCAAATGCTTCTGGCGTCTATGTCTACGTAGATGGATCTCAGGTTGCTGCATCTCCAAGCGGCATTTCCTATGTCAACGTCGGGTCTCAACCCTTTAGAATTGGGTATGAGACCTCTGCAGCAAGCAGCTATTTCAACGGTAAAATTGATGATGTACGTCTGTACAGTCGTTCCCTGATACAATCAGAGATTCTGGCGTTAGCCAATGAAACGGCTTCAACCGTTCCGACAGGAGGTTTGGTGGCATGGTACCCCTTCAACGGGAACGCTGCGGATGAGAGTGGCAATGGATGGCATGGGACAGTCAACGGTGCAATACTAACAAATGACCGGCTAGGAAGAACCGGTAAGGCCTATGAATTCAATAGCGGAGCAGCTCAAACTATCGATACACAGTATCCTTGTATTCTAGGAAGTGCTGAACGGTCGTTCTCCTTCTGGCAGACTTCAGACAATACGACAGCAAGCCAAACAATGTCATATGGTGCCGGTGCAAGTCATCCCAGTGTACCAGGGTGTACATTTCTCATCTCTGTCATTCGTGCGAATGCAACACAAATAGGGGTAGGTATTGATCTACGGCATGGTGGAGTGCAATATCTTGTGGATGACATAGGGTCGGGTTGGCATCACTACTGTGTGGTCGTTCCTGCAATGGCACAACCCAGAACACGCGATGTGAAGGTATATAGGGATGGGACGCTATTGACGAATGAAGGCAGCATGTGGGGAGACGTTCCTGTTAACACACTTGCCGGTGCCAACCTGCGCTTCGGTCAATTTATTAATAGCGCAAACTTTGGAGCGAAACTGGACGACATCCGGATCTACAATCGCGCCCTATCCACAGCGGAAATCCAGGCCCTGAGCAACGAAGGAAGCGGCACAACAAATCCCATGGCTGCACCGAACCTCCTAGAAGCAACTGCACGCAGTCATGCAGAAGTCTTCCTCCGCTGGTCGGACAACGCAACTGCCGAGGACAATTACGAGGTGGAGCGCCGCCTCGTGGGTGGCAATTGGCAGAAGATCGCCACGCTCCCTGCAAACAGCTCGGAGCATCTCGACAACACCGGCCTGCAGGCCACAACGATCTATCAGTATCAGGTGCGCGCGACAAAGGGAACGACATTCTCCGCGTACTCGAATATCAGAACCGTGACAACACTCAAGCAGGTCGCCGGTTCCATGACGTTTAAGGTGCGCGACTCGGTGACAAAAAATCCTATCGAAGGTGCTACTGTGTACCTCCTCGACGCCCAGTACGCAGTGAAACAGACGCCCCTCGAAACGGGTACAACCGGACCCGATGGTTCCATCACACTCCCGACACCTCCACGTGTGATCATGGCGGCGGAGAACTACGCCATCCGTGTGGAGAAAAGCGGTTTCGACACGCATCTGCCTGTCTACATGTTCGGAAGCGCGCTTGTGCAAACACAGTTCGTCGATTTGAAACCTCGCATCATCGCACCGAAGTGGGTGGGAATCGAAGACGAATGCAAAGGGACGGGGTCAGTACTGTTTACCTGGTCGCACTCGGCGCCGCAAGCGATTACCGGCTTCCTTATCGAGATCGGCGAGAATGGGAAAAACTGGCGACCGCTGGTGACAGCGATCGGCCCCGGAGAAACGATGCGCTCGGTGCAGGCAATACCTGCAGGAAAACATGATTACAGAATCTTCGCGCTTCGCGGCACGCTGCGTTCCTCCGCGCCCGTGCTGACACATGACCATCTGCCTGTACCGCCGCAGCCGAAGGATTTCCAACTTTCGTGGGATTACACGAAGCCCGATGAGGTGATAGTGTCGTGGCCAGTACCACCTACGGGAATCTGCAGCGTTAAAGTCGAATATTATAACAATGCTGTCACAAAGTGGATCGAAATTTACAAGGGAATAGCAAACACATCATTGAGTACAATTTTTCAGGATCAGACAATTACCAAAGACCGTTGGTACTACTTCAGGTTATCATTCGGTAACGATCTGCACTGGTCAAAGCCCTTGGAAAAAATCTTGTCAACCTACAAATACACATACGACGTGGATGTTGAAGTTAAGATGGGTAATTCCTCTCAAACTATTCCGGGTGCAACAGTCCGAGTCTATGGATCAAAAAATGGTCCCGATGCCGGGAAGCTCATTCGCACGGGAACATCTGATCCAAATGGCAAGATTCTCTTTCGGGGAATTCCCGACAATGCTGAATTCGAGGCGGAGAAGATTGTGTTCTCAAAGCCAGGGTGGAGAAATCCCTCGTCAGCACGAAACTTGTATAGCATTTACGCGGATTCAAGAATACTAGTCAGTATGCCCAATGGTAGCTTTGAGTACGCAAGAAAACCGTTCACAGCCGCGATAGATGGTGGTTTAATTACCTTATCACTTGCACAGCCCATTATTCGATATAATCTTTGTGTTTTCGTTCAGCGTGATCTCTCAACCGTTATGGGTAGCTATCTGCCTCGACTTAATTCTTCATTCAACGAGGTATCAAAACAATTGTTCGAGCTCTCAGATGGCCAAATACAAATCGACAGCGTTTTCGTCTTCGACAAACAGGATCCACCTCGAACAAACGGTAACGCGCAAAAATGTGATATATATTTATTTGAGACCGGGAAACTTCCGACCGGATGGAGGGTGCAAGGAGATTTGGGCGGTGCATATCAGAGTAAACCACTGTTCGGTCTATCTGGGCTCTCCGACGGCCAGATATGGATTAGTGAAGAAATTCCTGACCTTCCCTCGAGTAACGTAAGCAGTGCTAGCAGTTGGAATTCAGTGATGTACGGTTCTGCTGTAGCGCATGAAATCTGTCATTACGCTCTTGAGCTTGATGATGAATACGATAATATCTTAAATAGCATCCAAAAAATCATCCATCAATGCCCATCAAACATATATCCCGAACTCGGTGCGATGGAACACTACGGCAAAAGATATCTCTCTAATAAAAGTCATTACCCGGATATGTCGACAATCAATAACGCTTGCTATACGAGCCAGTGGCATAGGTACAAGCAACCCTGCTGGGGAACACTATCTGCTCTCCTTTCTCGTTTACTAGCACAAGTTCCAGGAAACTCCACAGCTCCATGGTTGAAATTCAGCGTTCCGGTCAATCCCTTAACAACACCACCATATGCACCTGGTAGAGCCACCATCCACCGAGTAGGTCCAGCACACAATCATACTATCGTATTCAAGTATGAAGGACGTTCACCTTTTTCTCCTGACGAAATCTCCCAAAATCTCGTCCGACGAAACAATAGTCCCACCGAATTCCGTAATAAATCGTTATCTAAGCCATTCTCGAACAGTGGATTAGTCCTCGATGCAGGTATCCACCGCATGAACGACACGATCATGCTGACTTTTCATAATGAAAATTCGTCAGCGAACAGAACGATTGTCTCGGCGTATCTCGAGGGATCTGGAGTAACATGCAATGCATCTATCAAAAATGAAATAAGTCATGTTTCTATGTTGTTTGCAATACCCATATCTGAGTATACTCTCTATGGTCAAGGTAGCATGTCATGCATTTCGTCGATTGATGGTGGGACAGATACAACTCACGTTCATTACACCATCGGTTTTCTCCCAACTATGTCACCGTCTGTAACATATACGATCGCGCCGGACGGAGAACACGGCACACAATACATCGTGCGCGACATAATATCGAATCAATATGTGCTTCAGTATGATCAATTTACTTTAGCTGAAGTGAATGATTCTCTGATACAGCTCTCCTATCCAACAGCATTCCGGCTTGAGAAAGATGCGATTCTATCCTTCTCTTGCCGGATCGTTCTCCCGATCAGGCGCACTCTCCTAGGCATCGACATGACCACCCTCGCCATCCATCGCTACGATTCCACGTCGGGAAGTTGGGTGCGGCTTGCAGATTCCTACATGTACCCCGGAGGGCAACAGATAACCGCAACGTCGGACCGGACAGGTATCTTCTGCGTCTTCGCACCCGGCTTTTCAAGCGACGCCACACCTCCCGCTGCAGTGGACGATGCGACCGCTGCGACGGACTCGATACCAGGAGGCGTACGGTACAGCTTTACCGCACCGGGTGATGACGACTTGTCGGGCACCGCATATATCTATGAGGTCCGGTATGCGACGGAACCGATCGACGAAGATACATGGGCGAGCGCGATTCCGCTTCCGGTATACACACGTCCGGCTGCAGCAGGAACAGTGGAGCAGCTCACCTTCACCATGCCTCAGCCAGGGGTCACCTACCACTTCGCGATGAAGACCACGGACGAGTCTGGAAATGTCTCGGCCCTGTCCAATGGGGCGGCGGCGGAGAGTGGTTTAATACGCACGGGCAATCACCGTCCGTCGCTGCTGGCTTCTCCTCGCAGTCGCACGCTGCAGGAGTTGCAGCCCTACGCCGAGGTGGTGATTGCGGAGGATCGCGACGGCGACGCGCTTTCGATGAGCGGACATCGTCTCCCTCCCGGCGCGCGGATCGATTCCACCGGGTATAACGAGTGGACGCTCCGCTGGACTCCGACCGTCTCACAGGCAGGCGTATACCCGAACATTAGCATTGTGGTTACGGACGGTGTCGATGCCGATTCCGCATCCTTCATGCTGACGGTTACCGATGTCAATCAGCGTCCCGTCTTTGCAGTCGCATCGAGTGACACCACCATTAGCGAGATGCAGCATCTCTCGCTCGCGGTCCGCGCACATGATCCGGAAGGCGCCGCCCTCACGTACCGCGCGCCCACCATCCCCTCAGGTGCAACGTACGACGCAGCCACTTCGACTTTCGAATGGACCCCTTCGTACGAGCAGGCGGGCCCCTATACCGGAATCCGCATCATCGCTTCCGACGGTGCTGCGGAAGACACTGCGACTCTTTCCATCACGGTTCTGAATGTCAACCGCGCGCCGAGTTCATTCTCGCTCATCGCTCCGGTGGAAAAGGACACAGTACAACCGAAGCAGACGCCCATCAGCATTGTCTTTTCCTGGCAGCCGTCTACAGATCCTGACAAAGACCCGGTGCGATACCGTTTCCTCCTGCGTGATCCTTTGTCGGTGATGCTGCGTGACACGGTTGTGTTGCTGCCATCTGTGACAGTCACCGACGTGTTCCAGGAGCAAAACAGATACACCTGGTCGGTGACTGCGTCGGATGGAGCCGACTCAACAACGGCTACTTCGTTCTTTCATACGGGACGGGATTCAACAACCTCGGTGGACAGGGATGTCGCTCAGGCAAACACGGTTTTTCTTGAACAAAACCACCCGAATCCTTTCTCGAGCAGCACAACGGTCGTATACCGCACCGCATCGGCACACATGGTCAGCATCTTCGTGTACGATCTGCTCGGTCGTAACGTGGCGACTCTCTTCGATGGTGAATCCTCTCCGGGCTCTCATGCTGTCTTCTTCCACAGGGGATCGCTGCCTGCAGGGAACTACGTTATCCGCCTCGAATCCGATGGCCGGACCTCCACGCGCCTGATGTCGATTCTGCAGTAA